The Atribacterota bacterium genomic interval GTATCAAAGAATGAGCTGAGAATTGTTTCTGACAATGTAAGTTGATTTAATAATAATTGGGATAGGTTCCAAGAGCGGAATTGTCCCCATTATTAGTTTTTTACAGTTTTTTGTTTTTAGTTTTAAAATCAATAATTGCTAGAATAATTGAATAAAATTAGTCACGTCTTTTATCTGAATTTTCTCCTGACAGTCTAAAACTTATTCTTTTATCATTTATAGGTTTTTTATGATAAAATATTTGATGAGTGCATTTGAGAGTTCTTAGTATCTTTTAAATTTTATTATATTGGAGACTGGAAGAATGAAATTTATTGTAACAATGGAAAGAGATGAAGATGGAATGATTGTGATTGAGTGTCCATCCATCCCAGGTTGTGTAAGTCAAGGGAAAACTGAAGATGAAGCAATGGAAAATATTAAGGATGCCATCAAACAATGTCTGGAGGTTCGTTCTGAAAGAGGTATGCCGCTAACTGTAAGTATGCGCGAGATTGAGGTATCCGTGTAATGCAAAAAATCCCTCTTTTGAGTGGGCAGGAGGTCGTTAAAGCTTTTATACGTCTTGGGTGGGAAGTGGCCAGACGTCGAGGAAGTCATATCATTCTTGTAAAAGAAGGACATATTGCTACATTGTCTGTTCCAAATCATCGCGAAGTTGCAAGAGGAACATTGCGATCACTAATTGCTAGATCCGGTTTAACAATTAATGAATTTGTTAACAAAATAAGATAATTGAACTTCTTGGGGAATGGTTTCCTGTTTGACGTAAGGATTAAATAAAGAACGTTCTTAACAATGTAATATAACTTGAAAAAATAATGGGGATAGATTTCAAAGAAGGGATCTATCCCCATTATTTGTTTTTCATCTATTATTATTTTATGTCTAAAACATTTCATCTTTGAGCCTTTTTCTAAAAACCTTCTTGTTATAAAGCAAGTAATGTACTTGCATTTACATACATTGTATGATAGTCTTTATATAAAGCAAGCTTAAATACAACATTAAAGAAGGTGTATTGTATGGATAGGAATAAAAAGGTAAATATAACTTTCAGGATGGAACAAGAACTGAGAGAAGTTATTGAGTGTATTGCCAAAGAAGAGAGGCGCAGTTTTAGCAATCAGCTCAATGTTGCATTGGAGGAATGGCTCAACATTAAAAATGAGATTCATCCCCAATTCCTGGAAGATATTCGGGATTCATTGGAATCCGGCCAACCTGAACCAGTCTGGAAAGGATAATCTCTTTTATTGGGTTCTCCATACAAACAAAGCGCCTACCCTAAATATAATCGCATTAAAAAGAAATTTCCTTTCCTTTTCAGGAAAAAGTTAAATGACATAGAAGATAAGATAGCTGCCAATCCTTTAATTGGAGAAGAAAAGAAAGTTGATATAAAAGGAATTCGTGTCCATAAGTTTAAATTGCTTGATCAGCAAATCTTGTTAGCTTATCAAGTTAATGAAGATAAGAAAGAAATTATTTTTGTAGCTGTTGGAGGACATGAAATTTTTTATAGAGATTTAAAAAGATATATGAAATAGTTACAGGTAAGGATTGTTGCAGAGAACAGTTCTTGGTTTTTAGTTTTAAAATTAACAATTGAAAGCATGAGTGCATGAGATTGCCTAATTATTCAATAGAAGGGCGGTCCATCTATCGATCGAGCTCATCTTTTTATTGATGGCTCCTGTCGTTTGGTTGACCTTTCCTACTGCAAACTCTTCTGAGTATCATGATAGCATAATTTAATAATTTAATAGATATTTGTATAGTACAAGTCGTTGGCCGTTAGTATTTAGTATAAGAAAATCAAAATCAGTAATAAGTAATCAATAATTATTGATGAGCTAAATCTGTATATCCTATAACGTTGAAATGCAAAAATATAATACTGTAAGCATACCTGGATGAGATTTTCAGGCCAATTAAAATTGGTTCGCAAGGACAAAATAGGGGAAATCTGGGCAATGACAGGAAAATAAAGATATTGGCAATGGCAGAAAGATTTCTTTTATATTTTGTCATTTCAAACATTTCATCTTTGAGTCTTTCTCTAAAAACTAAAAACTATAAACAAAAAAACTATCCAACTTCAAAGTATTGCCCGCATATTTGGATGATATTGCTTCAGTCGCAATCGCGGAATTCACAATGACAAAATAGTCGTGGTACTGTACAAATATGTAACATTGAGTAAACATTATAAATGTTGAGGGGTTAAGTTTAAGTAAATAGCAGTTAATCTTTGGTATTTAGGATTTAGTTCAATATATTTGTAATCTATATCCTGAATCAAAACTGTTACCTATGTCCTGGTTAAATGCTCTTCTTTTGTTTTCTCCCCCTTATCTTAACCCTCCCCCTCCGAGGGTAGAGGAGAATTTTTCAGAAAAATTATTTTATCCTGTATTTTTAATTAGCATTTACGTTATAAGGAATTCAATATACTTTCTACTATTATATAGTATAATAGTAGAAATCATTAATAGGAGTGATTAGATGATATATGATTTTGATTTGATATGTATAGGGCTTGGTCCTGCCGGAATGGCAGTTTCTGCTATGGGCGCAGAAATGGGTTTAAAAGTATGTGGCATTGAAAAGAACAAGATTGGCGGAGAATGCATGAATGTAGGATGTATCCCCAGTAAATCCTTATTAAGAATAGCCAAGTATCGGCATTCATTTATTAAATTACAGGAAATGGGTCTGGAGGAAGGCTCAATAGCTGGCGTAAAAAGCCCTTTTGAGAAGATTAATGAGTACCTGGAATATATTGCCGAAGAAAAGAATATGAAGATGTTTGATAAGGTAACCCTTATTTTGGATGAAGGAGAGGCGAGCTTTGTAGATTCAAATACTGTTCAGGTAGGAAATAGAACTATTACTGCCCAAAGAATTTTTATTGCCACAGGTGCAGAACCAATGATTCCTCCTATTAAGGGCATATCAGATGTTGATATCCTGACAAATCAGAATATATTCAATTTACCTGATTTTCCGGAAAGCATGACTATTATCGGTGGCGGGGCTATCGGTTGTGAGATGGCACAGGCTTTTAACAGATTAGGGACCAAATGCACCATTGTCCAGATGGATGATTTTTTAATTCCCGGCGGAGAAAAGGCTACTGGAGATTACCTGGAAGAAATTTTTAAAAGAGAAGGTATTGAGGTCTATAATTCCAGAAAGATAACCGAGGTAAAGATGGAATTTGGCAGCATAACCCTTCTAACAGAAGACGGGCTTAAAATTACTTCAGAAAAATTACTGGTGGCAGCAGGCAAGAGATTTGACTTTGATTCTCTTAAATTAGAAAATACCGGGGTAAAATATGGAAAACTCGGGATCGAAGTAGATGATAAATATAGAACATCAATTAATAATATATATGCTGTGGGTGATTGTAATGGCATAAATTTATTGACTCATGCTGCAATGCACCAGGGTATGTTTGCCATTATGAATGCCGTAAGTCCCTGGAGATCATTTAAATATAAAAAATATGTAATTCCCTGGACTGTTTTTACTGATCCACAGGTTTCAATGGTGGGTATGCAGGAAGAGGAGTTGAAAGAAAAAGGTATTAAATACCAGGTTTATACAGCTAGATATGAGAATTATGGTGCTGCTATTGCCGAGAATGTCAGTGAAGGATATATAAAAGTATTTGCCAATGGATGGGGAAGAGTTTTTGGTGCGATTATAGTTGGCGACGGCTCAGGGGAAATGATAAATGAATGGGCTTTGATTATTCAGAAAAAAATTAAATTATACAGTATATTATTTCTTGCGCATTCTTTTCCCACAATGGGTTTTTTAACAAAACGAATAGCAGAACAATGGATGATGGCAAAGATGAAAAGCAATTTTATAAAAAAAATCTCACGTTTCTGTTACCGTCGGCTGTAATCAATCAGTAATAATAATGGTATTGTAATATCTTAGCATTTGGAAATAAATAAAAGGAGGAAAAAAAATGAGTCAGGCTTACGGGAAGGAATTTGCCAGAGTATATAATAAAATGTGGGGAAGTTTCTCTATTAAGGCTTCATCTTATATTATGAAATTTTACGAGCATAAGGATATTAATAAATCCAACAGAAATCTCCTGGATATCTGCTGCGGTACCGGCCAATTAGCCTTAGAGTTTTTAAAGAATGGTTATCAGGTAACAGGACTTGATCTCTCTCCTCATATGATTTCTTATGCTAGAGAAAATACCAGAGAATACGAAACCAAAGGCGCAGTCAATTTTATAGAAGCAGATGCATCCAATTTTGAGCTTAAAAAAGAATATGGCTTAGCAGTATCCATCTATGATTCGATAAACCATCTTAATGATATAAAAGATTTAGGAAGTTGTTTTAAATCTGTATACCAGTGTGTTGTAAAAAATGGTTACTTTATTTTTGACTTAAGTACCAGCAAAGGTTTGAACAAATGGAATGGAATGCATATTGAAGATAAAGAAAATATCTTTTTTATGATAAAAGGGATTTTTGATACAGACAGAAATAATGCGGTTACCAGGGTATCTGGATTTATTAAAGAAGAAGATGATTTATATAGTCGGTTCGAAGAAATAGTCTATAATTATGTTTATCAATTAGATGAAGTTAAAAAAATATTGGAGGAGACTGGATGGAACCACGTTCATTTCTCTATTATTAAAGATTTAGACAAGAATATTGAAGAACCTGAAACAGAAGATAGAATTTTTGTTGTAGCTCAAAAATAATACACAAGAACCTTGACAGGCATAAAAAATAATGATAATTTATGCATAGAGGTGATGTATTATGAGAACAACAGTAGACATAGATAAAGAAATTTTAGAAGAAGCATTAAAGATATCAAAAATTCGTACAAAAAAAGAATTGATAAATTTATCTTTAAAAGAATATATCAGAAAAATCAGACTGAAGAATCTAAAGAAACGTTTAGGAAAATATGATTTAACAATTGACTTAAAGGATCTTGAAAAGGGCAGAGAAGATGAATAAACAAGATAGACTGATCCTTGTTGATTCTTCTCTCTGGATTGTTGCTTTAAAAACTAACTGTCCGGAAACTATACAAGAATTAGTTGGAGATTTGCTGGAGAAAGATATTGTTGCAACTTGCGGGTTAATTGTAGTTGAAATATTACAGGGGTGTAAAAATAAAAAAGAATATAATGAGTTATCTGAAGAATTGAATTCCCTTCATTATTTGGAGACTAATAAAGAAGTTTGGAATACAGGTGCAAAATTAGCTTATAGCCTAAGAAGAAAAGGAATTACTATACCCTCTGTTGATCTTTGTATTGCTTCTTTGGCAATATATTATGATATGACCCTCTATCACTCTGATCATCATTTTGAAATGATTGCTGATAATAGCTCTATAAATAGTAAGCAAATTACTGTTGGGATATAGTTTTAAAAAATGGCAAATTATTTTTATCGTATCTATGCTTAATATTTATTATTGTATTTTCTAAAAACTGAAAAATGATGATTAAAAACAAAATTTTTCAGCTGTTATGCCCCATTACTTGCTTGAAAAACTTCTAATCCATTCCGGCTCATCAGGCGCGTTGCTGCCTTTTAATATTTCTCTCCAGGCCTCATCAGTTAACCGTTCACTCATAGGCTGCTTGAATTCATAGTAACTGAAAACCGGTCCCACCCCTAACACAATATGCCCCTGGGGCAATTTATAGGCAATAACAGCTGTCTTAATAAAGCCGGTGCCTTCTTCCAGTACTTTTTTGGTATTTCCATCAGTATGCACATCAGCAACCATCACAGATTTTAAAGCATCAGGGCCAATATCTCCTCCTGCAATTGTACCAATTAAACCGGCAGAGATACCACCGAAATTTTCTATGAAGTCATAATCTGACTCTTCCAGTGATTTATTTTCTAATTCTTTTATGGATATATCCAGCAATCTTTGTAATACTTCGGCAAATCTTCCCAAGCCTGATTCTATTCTTAAATCTTCCAGTTGTTGTTGGGGAATCAATTTTCTAAAACCTGTTAAAGTCATATTGGTTAAATTCAACAACCTGTTATAAAATTCAGGAACTGGTTCTACATACCCTACCACCGGAGGCCGGAACATACCACCTCTTTCAGCCATGGTATAGCTTTGTTTTACATATAAAATTGTATCATGCCGCAATTGAGCCCATGAGGCCAGGGTGGTATTTAATTCTTTATCCTGCCAGGCTTGTGTTTGCATAAAGGTAGGATATCCCTGGTTAAACTCCCCATGTAACGATTTTAAGACATAAAGCCAATTCAGATAAAGATTTTTTAACCAGTCTTCCTGCCTGAAAGAATCAATATTATCTTTTAATTCGAAGAATTTTTTTTCATAATCACTATATTGGGTATCTCCGGAAGATTGCAGAATATCCCAGGCTCTCTGTGAACCCAGCAGTGCCATCAGGTCTAAGCCTCGAGGAACCCCCCGGACTTCTCTGGTGGCAGGAGGAGGGCAGGCTGCAACATCTGTTTTTACCCAGGTAAATGGTCGGTTACCCCTATATTCTTCATAATCGTCATTCCAGCTAAAAGTAAAGGGTTTTTCCTCAGTAGGCAATGGCAAACCTGGCCCATTATATTCACCACTATAAGGTGAGACTATTTCAGAGAATAACCAGGAATCCAGGGTAAACCGTTGACCCATCATTCTAAAACCTTTTGTTTGTTTAAGAAGTTCCCTGGCTTGAATTTTTAAGTCTTGAATTTCTTTTTCAGTAAGAGGAGGGCAGGGCATCAACAATTCACAGGCACCTAATCCACTGTAAATTTTAGGGTTATAGGGATAATTACCAATCATTTCTTTCAGTTGGTCATATTTTTCAATTAATCTATCTGAATTTATTTTGCCATTTTCTTTAGAGAATAATCTTTGCAGCACTTCACCGTATTCATATGGTCCTAAGTCATCAGAAAATCCTACCATAAAAGAGGTAATATTATAAACGCGATCCCATCGTTCCCGGATATCAGGGCTACTGATAAATTTTTCTGCCAGTAAAAACGCCTGCAAGGTCTGTATCTTAGCATCATAATCGGAAATTATTCCTTCCACACCACCACTGCACATTGATTCTCCGGGTGACAAAGAAGGCGAGCCTTCAATCAAGGCTGTCATTCTGCCAAACCACATTAAAGCCTTAAAATAATTCTTTAGTTTTTCTGACCTGGTATAATGACCCCTGGGCACATATTGGGAATAATCTTCCTTATATATATAAATAGGGGAATATTCCCAGCCCTTATGTTCCTCGATGAGCTTAATTTCTGCATGCACTAAATCCTTTACAAATTCCGGAATTTCAAAATTGTATTGCTCGAATTCTGCCTGGCTGAAGTATTGATAACTGGTCTGTTCACCATAAATATCTTTGACCCCGGCTATCATCATTTCACAGATTTCTGAGTCCATCTCTTCAGTACAGTATTCATCTCTCAGGATTTCATCACTGACAACCTGGTTTTTTTCTGGTTTTAAGAGTTCCATTGCTACAGAAAGATAGGCAATATTTCTCCTGGCTGCCTCTTTTAAATCACCTTCAGTTTCCTGGTAAACCTGCAACGATGCCTCAAATAATTCTTTACTGATTCCCCGGATATTCTTATAAAACAGATCCCGTTCCAAACGCATCAAGGTAGTATCAAAAAAGATATGATAGTAATGCAATAGAGAATCTGAAGTAATAAAAATAGGAACATCAATATTTTTCAAAACCTGGTAATATGCAACAAAATCATCTTTGGGATTGGATATTTCCCGGGTGAAATCCAGGAAGACCTCCTGTTCAGCTATATCAAGGGGAGTTGGGATTACTGCAAAGGAATTCTTTTCCAGCAATTGTAATGTTTCTGCGTTTAATGGCATCTTTGTAAAAAATTCCTGATAATTTTCAATATCAGCAGTGTTTAAGGGTAGAGAAAATCCAGGTATATCGGCATTTACTGCAAGTGGTTTCATAATAAAATCTTTCGGATTGATTAGTTGTTTATTAAGTTGGTTTGTATTTGCCAGAGACTGGAAAACTGTAAAAAACAATATTATTATAATTCCTATAGAAATGGATAATATATATATACCTTTATGATTAAATTTATTTTCTTTTGATTTTTTCATTTCTAAACCCCCTGATTTTTTATTTTATCAGTTTCAATTCTATTATACCTTTTTTAATAGCTTCCCAT includes:
- a CDS encoding type II toxin-antitoxin system VapB family antitoxin, producing the protein MRTTVDIDKEILEEALKISKIRTKKELINLSLKEYIRKIRLKNLKKRLGKYDLTIDLKDLEKGREDE
- a CDS encoding type II toxin-antitoxin system HicB family antitoxin yields the protein MKFIVTMERDEDGMIVIECPSIPGCVSQGKTEDEAMENIKDAIKQCLEVRSERGMPLTVSMREIEVSV
- a CDS encoding class I SAM-dependent methyltransferase; translated protein: MSQAYGKEFARVYNKMWGSFSIKASSYIMKFYEHKDINKSNRNLLDICCGTGQLALEFLKNGYQVTGLDLSPHMISYARENTREYETKGAVNFIEADASNFELKKEYGLAVSIYDSINHLNDIKDLGSCFKSVYQCVVKNGYFIFDLSTSKGLNKWNGMHIEDKENIFFMIKGIFDTDRNNAVTRVSGFIKEEDDLYSRFEEIVYNYVYQLDEVKKILEETGWNHVHFSIIKDLDKNIEEPETEDRIFVVAQK
- a CDS encoding NAD(P)/FAD-dependent oxidoreductase, which translates into the protein MIYDFDLICIGLGPAGMAVSAMGAEMGLKVCGIEKNKIGGECMNVGCIPSKSLLRIAKYRHSFIKLQEMGLEEGSIAGVKSPFEKINEYLEYIAEEKNMKMFDKVTLILDEGEASFVDSNTVQVGNRTITAQRIFIATGAEPMIPPIKGISDVDILTNQNIFNLPDFPESMTIIGGGAIGCEMAQAFNRLGTKCTIVQMDDFLIPGGEKATGDYLEEIFKREGIEVYNSRKITEVKMEFGSITLLTEDGLKITSEKLLVAAGKRFDFDSLKLENTGVKYGKLGIEVDDKYRTSINNIYAVGDCNGINLLTHAAMHQGMFAIMNAVSPWRSFKYKKYVIPWTVFTDPQVSMVGMQEEELKEKGIKYQVYTARYENYGAAIAENVSEGYIKVFANGWGRVFGAIIVGDGSGEMINEWALIIQKKIKLYSILFLAHSFPTMGFLTKRIAEQWMMAKMKSNFIKKISRFCYRRL
- a CDS encoding type II toxin-antitoxin system RelE/ParE family toxin; translated protein: MGSPYKQSAYPKYNRIKKKFPFLFRKKLNDIEDKIAANPLIGEEKKVDIKGIRVHKFKLLDQQILLAYQVNEDKKEIIFVAVGGHEIFYRDLKRYMK
- a CDS encoding type II toxin-antitoxin system HicA family toxin, which encodes MQKIPLLSGQEVVKAFIRLGWEVARRRGSHIILVKEGHIATLSVPNHREVARGTLRSLIARSGLTINEFVNKIR
- a CDS encoding DUF3160 domain-containing protein, whose amino-acid sequence is MKKSKENKFNHKGIYILSISIGIIIILFFTVFQSLANTNQLNKQLINPKDFIMKPLAVNADIPGFSLPLNTADIENYQEFFTKMPLNAETLQLLEKNSFAVIPTPLDIAEQEVFLDFTREISNPKDDFVAYYQVLKNIDVPIFITSDSLLHYYHIFFDTTLMRLERDLFYKNIRGISKELFEASLQVYQETEGDLKEAARRNIAYLSVAMELLKPEKNQVVSDEILRDEYCTEEMDSEICEMMIAGVKDIYGEQTSYQYFSQAEFEQYNFEIPEFVKDLVHAEIKLIEEHKGWEYSPIYIYKEDYSQYVPRGHYTRSEKLKNYFKALMWFGRMTALIEGSPSLSPGESMCSGGVEGIISDYDAKIQTLQAFLLAEKFISSPDIRERWDRVYNITSFMVGFSDDLGPYEYGEVLQRLFSKENGKINSDRLIEKYDQLKEMIGNYPYNPKIYSGLGACELLMPCPPLTEKEIQDLKIQARELLKQTKGFRMMGQRFTLDSWLFSEIVSPYSGEYNGPGLPLPTEEKPFTFSWNDDYEEYRGNRPFTWVKTDVAACPPPATREVRGVPRGLDLMALLGSQRAWDILQSSGDTQYSDYEKKFFELKDNIDSFRQEDWLKNLYLNWLYVLKSLHGEFNQGYPTFMQTQAWQDKELNTTLASWAQLRHDTILYVKQSYTMAERGGMFRPPVVGYVEPVPEFYNRLLNLTNMTLTGFRKLIPQQQLEDLRIESGLGRFAEVLQRLLDISIKELENKSLEESDYDFIENFGGISAGLIGTIAGGDIGPDALKSVMVADVHTDGNTKKVLEEGTGFIKTAVIAYKLPQGHIVLGVGPVFSYYEFKQPMSERLTDEAWREILKGSNAPDEPEWIRSFSSK
- a CDS encoding PIN domain nuclease, whose product is MNKQDRLILVDSSLWIVALKTNCPETIQELVGDLLEKDIVATCGLIVVEILQGCKNKKEYNELSEELNSLHYLETNKEVWNTGAKLAYSLRRKGITIPSVDLCIASLAIYYDMTLYHSDHHFEMIADNSSINSKQITVGI